The nucleotide sequence AGCCGTCGTTCCGTGCCGGTCTTGGTCGACAGGAGGTAGAGGTCATGGTCGCGCACGACGACCCGCCAGGCGCCGTCCGGCGATAGAACACCCTTCTCCTCGTCGGCCTTGCGTTCCTCGAGCGTGCCCGTCTCGGGATCGAGCGACCATTGACTATCGGCGAAGGCGAAGCGCAGCACCTTCGTCTCCTCGTTATAATCGAGCCCCTTCAGCCGCAGCACGTTCGGGGCGATCTGCTTTCCCGTCGCCTCGGCGAGCGCGACCCTGAGCGCCTCATGATCGAACAGCGGCCGCATCGCCCCGCTCGCCGCATCGACGCGCACATAATCGAAGCCCTCCGGCCGCTCGCGCTCGAACCAGAAGACCGCCCCCTCGCCCATCCAGTCCGGCCGCACGGTCATCTGGCGGACGAGCCTGCCGACGTTGCGCGGCAGCACCGCTTCGGCACGAGCATAAGCGGCGGCATCGACGCTCCCGGCAACCGGCGCGGCGGCCACCGTCGGGCCGCTCTGAGGCAACGTCGCACAGGCCGCGGTGCCCAGAAGACACGCCAGCACCACCGTTCGCCCAAACCCCCTCATCGCGTGCCCTTTGCTGAAATTGTATACTGGATACAATCTTCAGGGACACGGCACGAGTCAAGCACCCCTTTAGCCGCCAGAAGGAAGGCAACCGAGGTCGTAAGCGGCCTAGGGTTCGGGGGCGACAAGTAGATCTATAATGCCGGTGCGGGCCTCCAGCGCCTTCCAACCGGCCTGATTAGGATCGAACGCCCGAGCCAGAACTGGACGGGCGGCGAGGAGGAGTTGCACCCATCCCCGAACTGCCGGCCTGACGATACCGACACCGCACGCTCCACATTAAATATTCTTGCACCCATCCCCGGGCTTGACGTTCAGGAGGAATGCGCTCACGGACCTGCGACTGATTTGCAATAGCGAGAGGGGGCGTAATGTCTGTGCGTTGGTTGTTGGCAGCTGGAGTATCTGCCCTGGTCGGTCCCGCCTTGTCAGCCCAGGCCCTGTCGCCAAGAGTCGCGGATGTCCGAGCAGCGGATCCCCTCAAATCGGTCGAAGAGAAGAGGCAATCGGACATCATCGTCACCGCGACGAGGACGCCTACGCCGATTACGGCGATTCCGAGCACAGTCCGCGTCATCGATCGCGAGGCGCTCGATCAGCAACTGGCGGTGAGCGTCAGCCTGCTCGACAGCCTCAGCTTCTCCATCCCAAGCCTCGCGCCCGGTCGCCAGAAGCTGACCAGCACAGGCGAGTCGCTGCGCGGCCGGACGCCGCTCTATCTGGTCGACGGCGTCCCTCAGTCGACGCCGCTCCGCGACGGCAAGCGCAGCGGATTCACCGTCGATCCCGCTTTTGTCGACCGGGTGGAGGTGATCTACGGCGCCAACGCCATCCAGGGTATCGGCGCGACCGGTGGCGTCATCAACTATGTGACGGTCGACGCGCCCCGGAATGGCGACTGGCTCAATCGCGTCCAGGCGGAAATCTCGACTGACGACTTCGAGGAGAATGGCTTCCATTATCGCCTCTCCGGACTCACCGGTCGCCGCGTCGGCGCATTCGATTTCGTGCTCGGCGGCGCCTATCAGCAGCACGACCTCTTCTATGACGGGGCGAGCGAGCTCGACAGAAATTTCCCAATGATCTGAGTGCCCTTTTCAACATGTTGGGCGCGCCAATTTTGGAGCAACGGTAGAATTCTGCCGTTCCACACAAGCGTCTTCACCCGGCCGCCCCCCACGTTACGCCAGGTCACGGATACGAACGCGCCAGCAAATTTAGCGCCTTCATAGTCCGCTGGACCGTTGCACTCGGCTGTGGACATAATGCCCCGCACTCAAATCCTGGACGATGGTGCCGAGGGATTTGTAAAGGGTGACGTCGACGTCGCTCGTCCGACCGAGCAGGCGACCGCGCATTACGTCGCCGATTTCGCCCAGCAGATGATCGTCGCCGATGAAACCCGCCGAGCGGGCGCGGATGAACTCGGCGCCTTGGGCGAGGACGCTCTCGCGATGGTCGGCGAAGAAACGGGCGCGGGCGACGAGGTCGCTGGCGATTTCGGCGGGCCCCGCACGGCTGGAGCCGACCGCGTTGATGTGCGTGCCGTCTGGCACCATCGCGCTTTCCAGGATCGGCTCGGGCGCAGCGGTGACGGTGCAGATGATGTCCGCTTCCGCCACCGCCGTGGCAACGTCGGGAGCGGGCATGGTATCGAGGCCCGTATCCCGCACCCGGCGGGCGAAGGCGGCGGCGCGATCGGGCGAGCGGCCCCAGACGGTGACTCTTGTGATCGAGCGGACGTGACGGATGGCTGCGACGTGGCGCCAGGCCTGCTCGCCATAGCCGAGGATGGCGAGACGGCTGGCGTCCGGGCGGGCCAGCGCATCGGTGGCGGTCGCCGAGGCGGACGCGGTACGGATGGCGGTGATCTCGCCGGCGTCGAGAATAGCGACTGGGGCGCCGCTCTCAGGGTCGAACAGGGCGATCACACCCTGGTGCGAAGGGCCGCCACGTTCGAAATTATCCGGAAAGACGCTGACCAGCTTGGCCCCGAACGCCCCCCCTTCCATCGCACCGGGCATGACACCGAAGGCGCGGCCGCCATCGAGATCGATGATGCCGCGCAACAGCTGTCGGGTGCGGCCACTGGACAGGGCGATCATCGCCTCGCGCATCAGCGGGATGCACGCCTCGTAGGGCAGCAGGCGCGCAATCTCCTCGGCGGAGATGAAACGCAGTGTCACGCCATCTCCGGCGCCGGTCGCTCGACGGCGAGACGCGCGCGGAACCAGCGGATGAGAAGGAAGACGTTGAGGACCATGACGACGCCGTAGATGTTCTGGGTGACGGCAAGCGGAAGGCTACCGAGCACCGTGAGGGTGAGGAAGATTGCCAGAGTCGCATTCTGCACGCCCACCTCTATGCCGACAGTCATGGTGTCGCGGGTGCCGGCGCCGACGGCGCGGGCGAGGAGCAGGCCGACGGCCATGGCGGCGACGTTGAGCGCATAGATGGCGGGACCGGCGGCGAGAAGATTTTCGAGCACCATCTCGAGACTGATCGCCACCGAGAAGGCGATCACTCCGATGAGGACGACCAGCGAAGTGGGCCTCAGCCACCGCTCCATGCGGGCCGCGAGACCAGGCGCGAAGCGGTGGACTAGCATGCCGGCGCCGATCGGCAGGACGGTGATCCGGATCAGCTGGAGCATGGTGTCCGGCACCGACAACTCCGGAACGTTCCCACCACCTTCGAGGAAGAAGGGGAGCGCCCAGGCGAGCAGCACGGGAATGGTGAAGACGGTAACGAGGCTGGAGACCGCCGTCAGCACCACCGCCAGCGCGACATTGCCGCGGCCGACGAACGTCAGCGCATTCGATGTCGTGCCGGCCGGGCAGATGGCGATGATGAACAGACCCAGCGCCAGTTCCGGCGCGAGACCGAACAGAGTCCCGATCCCGAGGCCGAGCAGCGGCATCAGCAGCAGCTGGCCGACAAGGCCCGCGCCGACCAGCTTTGGGCTGCGCAGCACAAGCGCGAAATCCTTGAGCGCCAGCGTCAGGCCCATGCTGAACATGATCAGCATCAGGCCCACCGGCACGAACACCGTGTTGACGAAGGCGATGAAGTCCGGCGTCATTTCGTTTCCCCAGCCGTGGCTTGCTCAGGCGCCCCAGATTTCTCGCGCGTAGTTGATGAAGTTGAGGCCCATGATCTTCTCGATCCGGTTCTCGGTATAGCCGCGCTGCCGCAGAAGATCGGCGAGCTTGTGAAACTGAGTGGGGCCGTTGAGGTCGAGCACGAACGGCACGGTGTCCGGGTTTTCGCCGATCGCGCCGATCCCGGCGGCGCGGCGGTCGGCGATCTGCTTGGCGATGCGGGCGCGATAGGCGGCCATGTCGTCGATGCCGGTGGTGCCGCCGTCGGTGCCGATGCCGACATGATCCTCGCCGCAGACATTCACCGCGTGATCGATATGGGCGACGACATCGTCGGCCGTGGCGCGGCTCTGAGGGTCGAGGAACGGCATGAAATAGATGCCCACGAAGCCGCCCTTCGACGCGACCAGCCGAAGCTCCTCATCCGTTTTGTTGCGCGGCAGGTCGACAAGGGCGCGGCAGCCGGTGTGATTGATCGAGATGGGTTGGCGCGAATGGGCCGCCGCCTCGAGGCAGGTGCGCTCGCCGCTGTGCGACAGGTCGACGATGACACGATCGGCGTTGAGCCGCTCGATCACCTCGCGGCCGAAGGGAGTGATCCCGAGATTCTCGGGCGCCATGGAGCCGTCGCCGAGCTGATTGCCGGGATTGTAGGTGAGCTGGATGACGCGCACGCCCAAATCGGCGAAGATGTCGGCGCGGCTGGCATCGTCACCCATCATCGCCGCGTTCTGGAAACCGTAGATGATGCCGATCTTGTTTTCAGCCTTGGCGCGGAGGATGTCGGCGGCGTTCAGCACCTTGAGGAGGTCGTGCGGGCGCTGCCTCAGGCGCGCATCCCAGATGCCGATCTCGCGCACGCTATATTCGAACGGCTCCATATCGCCGGCGACATAGCCGAGCGTGACGTTGACGGCGGTAAGTCCGGAGGCCCGGGCATCGTCTATCACCCTCTGCTCGATGCCGCCGCGCCCGGTGCCGTCAACGCCCGTGCCCGTATCCGGCCCGTCCGGCAGCTCGTTGGGATTGCCGAGCCCGCCCAGCGTGTTCACGATGATCATGTCCGATGCGCGGTGGCCCGGATGAGCCCCTGCCACGGCCGGCAGCGCGACGGCGGCCACCCCCGTCATGGCCAGGAAGGCCCGGCGATCGACATCGCTTACGCGTTCACTCATCGTCGGGGATCTCCTCCGGGCTGATCGGGCGGTAGCCGGTGCGGTCGAACCGTCGCCCGCGTTTGACGGTGAAGACGACGCTTCTCAGATTGCCCAGGTCTTCGAGCGGGTTCTTCTCGACCAGGACGAGATTGGCGAGCTTGCCCGGCTCCACCGTCCCCATCTCGTCTTGCTTGCCGATGGTCATGGCGCCGACAAGGGTCGCGGAGCGGATCGCCTGCGCAGGCGGCATCCCTGCCCGCTCGACGAGCAACTCCAGCTCATCATGAAGGGCGCTGTAGGCGTCGTTGCGCGGCGTGAAACCGTCCGTGCCGGCGGAGATCGTCACGCCTTCGCGATAGGCCTGGCTGGTGAGCTTGGCGGCGAGTGCCGCGGTACAATGATAGGGCGGCGCGTCGGGATCCTCGGCCGCCCTCTGGTCCATCTCCTCGTAGACGCGCAGGGTCGCGTCGAGGATGATGCCCTTCGCCCGCATCTCGCGGAACAGGCCCGCCATCACCGGATTGTCGCCGACTTCGAACTTCGAATAGTCGACGGGGAAGCGATCCTGATAGCTTTGCGGCCGTTTATCGGAGACCTGATAGGCGAGATAACAGGTGTGAGAGACGACGTCCGGACCCGCCGCGATCACCTCGGCGGGCGGGGTCGGGAAGACCATGCCGTGCGCCCAGACCTTGAGCCCCTGCCGATGGGCCTCCTCGGTGAGGGCGCGGATGAGGGGCGCCGGGAGGTTGGCATAGATTTTGAGGCCGGTGGCGAAGGTGCCGCGCGCCACGGCCACGGCCAGCGGGATGTTCGTGCCCTCGTCGATCTTCTGCATCCACGGCGCCTCTCCCGGCACGGCGCCCGCGGCGATCGCCTTCGTTCTCGGATCCTCGAAGAAGCTGGGCCCGGCGACGAGCGCCGCGAAATAAAGGTCCGGCCCGGCGACTTCGCCGACCAGCGAGGCGCGCGCCAACTCCGCGACGGAGCGCAGATCGTCGGCCATGATGCGCGCGGCGGTGATGCCGCCATAGAGGTCGCGCCGCATCAGGGCCTCGGCACGGGCGCGATCAGGCGGCGTCGCGAGATGCTGATGGCTGTCGATGAGGCCGGGGAGCAGATAGCGGCCTTCAACGTCGACGACCTGCGCGCCTTCGATCATCTCCGGCGTGAGGTCGGCATCGCGAAGCACGGCCTCGATCAGCGGTCCGTTCGTCACCACCGCCATGTCCCGGCGCATCGGGCCGCCGCTGCCGTCGATGAGGTTGGCGCCCCGATAGACGACCCGCGCGCCGGCCTCGGGCGGTGCGAAAGGAGCCTTCGAAGCCGCCGCCGCGGCTACCGATAGGAGGGAGACGCAAAGGGCCGCCAACAGCCGCACGCACAAGAGTCTCATCGGTCGATTGGTGCCCCCGCGGAATCGCTACCCAGCCGTCACGATACAGATCGGCCAAGGCAACTCCAGGAAAAACCAGGCCGTGAAAGCCGCAGATGGTGCGAGCCGTGAGTGTCCATGAAATGGCTTGCATCCTCCGGCGATTTGCATAGGTATCGGGCCGAGCTTCGATCGTCTCGGCGACGGAGCCACATGCATCAAGAGTGGGCCGGGTTCGGTCCACGCCAACCTGCCTTCCCGGGCAAGGTGGCGGTCCCATGAGGGGCGATGCGGCCGGACCGGCAACGAAGCGGGTAACGAGCAGCGTCGTCCTTCGATTGTGAAGGAAGAAGGATGAAGCCCTCGGTTCTCCCCCATGCCCAGCCACAGGCGCGGCCCCTCAGCGGCGCGGCGGAGCCTCTGTACGTCCTCAAGTTCGGCAGCTCCGTCCTCCGCACGATCGAGGACCTGCCGAGGGTTGCCGGCGAGCTTTACCGGCTGCGCCGCGCGGGTCGTCGGATCGTCGCGGTCGTCTCGGCCCTGGCCGGGGAGACCGACCGGCTCTTCGCGGAGGCGGAGGCGGTGACGGGCCCGGTGTCCTGTCGCAGCATCCCGGACCTCGTCTCGCTCGGCGAGGAGCGGACGGCGGCGCTGCTCCGCCTCGCCTGCGACCGCATCGGCCTGCCCGCCGAGATCTGCCGTCCCGAAGAGTTGGGGCTGGAGACGAGCGGCGACGCCTGCGACAGCCAGCCGACGAGCCTCGACCCTTTCCATCTCGAGCACAAGCTGGCCGCCAGCGGGCTCGTCATCGTGCCCGGCTTCGTCGGCATGGGCGAGGATGGGCAGCGCAGCCTGCTCGGGCGCGGCGGCTCCGACTTCTCCGCCGTCTTTCTTGCCGGGGAGTTGGGCGCCGATCGGGTCCGGCTCTACAAGGATGTAGACGGCGTTTTCGAAAGCGATCCGGCGCGGACTCCCGATGCCCGGCGCTTTGCCGAGGTGAGCTGGGCCGACGCGCTCGAGGTCGCGCGACCGCTGATCCAGGCCGGCTCCGTAGAATATGCGGCGGCACGATCGCTGCCGATCGAGATCGAAGCAATCGGAAGTACGCGGCCGACCTGCGTCGGGCCGATCACGTCAGAGCCACTTCCGCAGAAGCCGGAGCCTCGGCTGCGGATCGGTCTCGCGGGCTATGGCGTCGTCGGCCAGGCCTTGGCCGCGCGGCTGAAGGACGATCCCCGATTCGAGATCGCTTCCATCCTCGTTCGCCAGCCGCAGCGCACCCGGGCGGTGCCGCCGCCCTGTTCCCTCACCAACGACGTCGGCACCTTTCTCGACGCTGGCTTCGACATCTTCGTCGATGCCCTGTCCTGCGACAGCACCGGCGCTTCGCTGTGTCGAACGCTGCTGTCGCGCGGCATCCACGTGGCGAGCGCCAGCAAGCGCGTGGTGAGCAGCCACCTTCCCCTACTCGCCGGCGCGGCGGCTTCGGGCGGCGCGCGGCTGCTCTACTCGGCCGCGGTGGGGGGAAGCGCGCCGATCCTGGAGACGGTCTCGCGCGCGGCGGCGCAGGGGCGGATCGAAGAGGTCGTCTGCGTCGTCAACGGCACCGTCAACTTCATCCTCGATCGCCTGTCGCGCGGCGCCGGCGCCGACGAGGCCATCGCCCTGGCGCGTGCGGCAGGATTTGCCGAGGAGGATTGCGCCGCTGATCTGAGCGGCGCCGACGCGGCCGCCAAGCTCCGCATCATCGCCCACCACGCCTTCGACATCAGCCCGCAGGCACTGGACGTCACCACCCAAAGCCTCGATGAGGAGGCGATCGCCCGCATCGAGGCGAGCGGCGAAAGGTGGGTTCAGGTGGCGCATCTTCGGCGGCTGGACGGTAGGATCGAGGCCGGCGTGGGGTTGCGGCCCCTCAGCGAACTGCCGGAGCTCGGCGCTCCCGCGGAGGAATGGAACCGCGCCGTCGTCACCCTTGCCGATGGCTCCGTCTATCGCTGCGTCGGGCGCGGCGCCGGCGGCCCCGCCACCGCCGAAGCCATCGCCGCGGACCTCGACGAGATCAGCCGTGGCCGTGCTGGAATCGCGCAAGACCGGACGAGGCTCGCATCATGAACGCCGAAATGGTGAGACCGCTGGTCAGCGCACCGATCGCCCAAGACCTGGAGGTTCCGCTCCCGGAGTCACTCCATCGCTTCGGCAGGTCGACGCGGGCGACGGTGACTGGCCCGGTGGATGGACCAGCCGTCGTCGTGCTCGGCGGCATATCGGCTAACAGGCTGGTCTGCGGCCCCGGAGGCTGGTGGCCCGGCATGGTCGGCGAAGAAGGCGCCGTCGACCCGCGCCGCCACCGCATAATAGGCCTCGATTTCATTGCCGATGAAAGCGGACAAGCCGCTCCTTCCTGCCGGGACCAGGCGGCCGTCCTTTGCCAGGCGCTCGACCTTGCCGGAGTCGCCCAGGCCAACGCCATTGTCGGCGCCTCCTATGGTGGCATGGTTGCCCTCAGCTTCGGCCAGCATTTTCCGGAGCGCGTGAAGCGGATCATCTCAATTTCGGCCGCCGCCTCGGCGCACCCCGCCGCCACCGCCCTTCGGGAGCTTCAGCGGCGGGTCGTGGCGCTCGGGATGGCCCACGGCGCCGCTGCCGAGGCGCTGTCCATCGCCCGCGGCATGGCGATGCTGAGCTACCGGACCCGGGAGGAGTTCGACCAGCGCTTTACCGGCGGGCTCGATGGAGAGGAGGCGCTCGGGCCGACCGAGCCCGGAAGCTATCTCCGTGCCCGGGGCGAGGCCTTTCAGACGGTGATGTCGCCCGGGCGCTTCCTCAGCCTGTCGGCCTCGATCGACCGGCACCGGATCGATCCGGAAGCGATTGGCCTGCCCTGCCTGCTGATCGGCGCGGAGTCGGACCAGCTCGTGCCGCCCTCGCAGCTCGAGGCGCTCGCGACTGCGCTCGCCGGCCCGACGGCGCTTCGCATCCTGCCGTCGCTCTATGGCCATGACATGTTCCTGAAGAACGCAGCGCAAGTAGCTGAACTCGTGCGGCCTTTCCTGGACGCCAACCCATGACAAAGCCCCGGAAAGTCTCCACGATAGTCGCTTCGGCCGGCGTCGCCGCGGATCCCGTCTATGGCGGGCTGATCCCGCCGCTCTTCGCGTCCGACACCTTCCGCTGGCCGGACTCCGACACCAGGCCCGATTACGACTATTCGCGGACCGTCAATCCCAACCGCGACATGCTGGCTGCGGCCTTGGCGGAACTGGAGGGTGCGGCGGGCGGCGTCGCGACCAATTCCGGCCAATCCGCGGCACTGCTGGCGCTGTTGCTCCTGCCTACGGGCTCGCTCGTTGTGGCGCCGCACGATTGCTATGGCGGCACCTACCGCCTCATCAAGGGCTTCGAGGAACAGGGACGGTTGAGGTCCACCTTCATCGACATGCTCGACGACGAGGCCTTCGACCGGGCGATGGCCGAGGACCCCGCCCTCCTCTGGATCGAAACCCCCAGCAACCCTCTCCTTCGCATCACCGACATTGCCGACCGCGCCGCGCGCGCGAAACGGGCGGGCGCGCTGGTCATTGCGGACAACACCCTCCCCACCCCTTGCCGGCAAAGGCCGCTGGCGCTGGGCTGCGATCTCGTCATGCACTCGACGACCAAGGCTCTGAACGGCCATGGCGACCTGTTCGGCGGCGCCCTGCTCGCCGCCGATGCCGGCCTGGTGGAGAAGATCCAGTGGTGGGCGAATGCAGCCGGTCTGTCGGCTTCCGCCCATGACAGCTGGCAGACGCTGCGCGGCCTTCGCACCCTTCCCCTCAGGGTCGAGCGGCAGGAAGCGACCGCGCAGCGAATCGCCGAATGGCTCGCCGCCCAGGACCGAGTGGCCGCCGTGCACTATCCCGGTCTTTCCACCCATCCCGGCCATGAGCTTGCCGAGCGGCAGCAGCAGGGACCCGGCTTCATGATCAGCTTTCGCGTCAAGGGCGGAGATGAGGCGGCTGCCGCCTTCCTGTCCGGCCTGGATTTGATCACCCTCGCCTCCTCGCTCGGCGGCTTCGCGACGCTCATCTGCAAGCCTTCGACGATGACCCACGGCGGCATGCCGCCCAAGGTGCAAAAGGAGGCCGGCATCTATCCCGACCTGCTGCGGCTATCGATCGGTCTCGAGGATGCAGACGACCTGATCGCAGATTTGGCGCGCGGATTCGGCAGCGCCTGAATCCCACCGTCACTCCAGCGACGCTATCTTGCGCATCTGGCGGCGCGGGCCTGCGGCCCCTATAGGAAATCGCCATGAGGACAGCGGATATCCTGGTGATCGGCGGCGGAGTCGCCGGACTGTCGGCGGCGGCGCGGCTGGCGCGGCACGGACGGGTGGTGGTGCTCGAGGCGGAAGATGCACACGGCTATCATTCGTCGGGACGCAGCGTTTCGTTTAGCCATTTCGGAATCGGCGACGCCGTCGTGCGCGGCCTCACCGCCTACAGCCAGCCTTTCTTCGAAAATCCACCGGAGGGTTTCTGCCCGACGCCTTTGTGCCGGGTGATGCCGTCGCTCTACGTCGCCGGCGAGGAAACGATGCCCGCGTTGGAAGCGCTTTATGCCGAGATGGCGCGCTTCACCGATACGGTCGAATGGACCGATGAAGCCGGGCTGAAGGCCATTTGTCCGATCCTGAAAACCGGTTCCGGGGCAGCTGTCCGAGGGGTTGTGGATCGCTCCGGGCTCAAGCTCGACGCCGACGCCTTGCTTCAGTCGTTCGGCCGCGCCGCCCGCGGTGCCGGGGCGGAGCTGGTGACCGGGCGCCGCATTGCAGCGATCCGACGCGAGGGCGAAAGCTGGATCGTTCGCACCGAGGCAGGCGAGCAATGGTCCGCTCCCATCCTGGTCAATGCCGCCGGCGCCTGGGCGGACCGGGTCGCCGGCCTCGCGGGCGTCGAACCGCTGGGCCTGCAGCCCAAGCGGCGCACCATTATCGTCGTCGATCCGCCCGCCGGGATGGACGTACGCGACTGGCCGTTCCTCCACAGCATCGTCAGCGATTTCTACATGATGCCGGAAGCAGGCCAGCTCCTCGTCTCGCCGGCCGACGAAGTGCCTGACGAACCGGGCGACGCGCAGCCCGAGGATTACGACATCGCCCTCGCCGCGGACCGGCTGGAGCATTATACGACGCTCAGCGTCACCCGCATCGCCCACCGCTGGGCCGGGCTTCGTTCCTTCGTGGCGGACCGGGTGCCGACCGCAGGCTTCGCGCCCGACGCGCCGGGCTTCTTCTGGCTTGCGGGACAGGGCGGCTACGGTCTGCAGACTGCCCCGGCTATGGCGGAGATCGTCGAGACGCTGGTGACCGGCGGCCCGTGGCCGCAGGGCTTGGCCGAGCTTGGCGTCACGCCCGATAAAATCCTGCCCGACCGGCTCTTTACGCAACCAAAGCATTCAACTTCCGTTCGGACGGCGTAGTGCAAGGATCAGCGATGCGTCTTAGTCCAAGTCGCCTCGCCGGGACGGTACGCTGATGCTGTTCGATCAGAGACCGAACGTTGCGCCGGCCGAACCCGCGGGGCCCCAACTCGCCGTGCCCGTTCCGCCCGAAGGCGAGGCTCCACGGCCGCGGCGACACTGGAAGATCGCGGCGGCCCTATTGGCCGCCTTTCTGCTGCTCTTCGCCTATCTCGCCGTCACGGCGCCGCTGTCGAAATCGCTTCAGCCGATCGCGGCGCCGAGCCTCACCTTGCTTTCGGCCGACGGCACGCCGATCGCCCGCCGCGGCGCCATCACGGACGATCCGGTCTCCGTCGCGGACCTGCCGGCGCATGTGCCCAACGCCTTCCTCGCCATCGAGGACCGGCGCTTCCACAATCATAGCGGCATCGACCCCTGGGGCATCCTCCGCGCCGCCGCCCGGAACGCCCTCGCGGGCGGAGTGGTCGAAGGTGGCAGCACCATCACCCAGCAGCTCGCCAAGCTCGCTTTCCTGAGCTCCGACCAGACTGCGACGCGCAAGCTCCGCGAGGCGCTGATCGCGGTGTGGCTGGAGGCGTGGCTCAGCAAGGAGGAAATCCTCTCCCGCTATCTTTCGAGCGTCTATTTCGGCGACAATGTCTACGGCCTGCGCGCCGCCTCCCATCATTATTTCGATCGACCGCCCGAGGACCTCACCGTCGGTCAGGCGGCGATGCTGGCGGGGCTGATGAAGGCGCCGTCCCGCCTCAATCCCACCAGCAATTTGGAAGGCGCACGCGAGCGGACGCAGGTCGTGCTGAACGCCATGGTCGAGGCGGGCATGCTGACCGCGGAGGAAGCGGCAGACGTGCCGCCGGTGAAGCTCGATCTCGGACCCGCCAAGGACCTCCCCAAGGGCAGCTATTTTGCCGACTGGGTTTTTCCGGAAGCTCGTGCCGCCGTCGAATGGGGCTATGGCGAGCAGACGATCGAGACCACTTTGGAAGACGATCTCCAGCGCCAGGCGGTGAACGCGGTTCGCCGCGCCAATCTCAACGGCGCGCAGGTCGCGCTGGTGGCGATGCGGCCGGACGGGCGGGTGGTGGCGATGATCGGCGGCAAGAGTTACCGCAAGAGCCCCTTCAATCGGGCCACCCAGGCGGTTCGCCAGCCGGGCTCGGCCTTCAAGCTGTTCGTCTATCTGGCGGCGCTACGGGCCGGCATGACGCCCGAATCCATGATCCTCGACGAGCCCGTCACCATCGACGAATGGACGCCGGAGAATAGCGACGACAGGTACGATGGGCTGATCACCCTCCGCGAGGCCTTCGCCCGGTCGAGCAACGTCGCCGCCGTCCGCCTCCAGGAACGGATCGGCCGCCAGAATGTCATCGAGGCGGCGCGGGACCTCGGCATCTCCACCGAACTGAAGCCGACGCCCAGTCTTGCGCTCGGCACGTCCGGCACCAAGCTGATCGAAATGGTCGCCGCCTATGCCGCCGTCGCCAACGGCAATTATCCGGTGCGGCCGCATGGGCTGCCCGCGGCCGAAGCGGGCTGGTTCGAGTCGATGAGATCGCGCTTCCGGCGCTTCAACGAGCGTTCCACCTGGCCGATGCTGCTCGACCTTCTCTGGTCGGCGGCCAATGACGGCACCGGCCGCGCCGC is from Sphingosinicella humi and encodes:
- a CDS encoding TonB-dependent receptor plug domain-containing protein — translated: MSVRWLLAAGVSALVGPALSAQALSPRVADVRAADPLKSVEEKRQSDIIVTATRTPTPITAIPSTVRVIDREALDQQLAVSVSLLDSLSFSIPSLAPGRQKLTSTGESLRGRTPLYLVDGVPQSTPLRDGKRSGFTVDPAFVDRVEVIYGANAIQGIGATGGVINYVTVDAPRNGDWLNRVQAEISTDDFEENGFHYRLSGLTGRRVGAFDFVLGGAYQQHDLFYDGASELDRNFPMI
- a CDS encoding ornithine cyclodeaminase family protein, with the protein product MTLRFISAEEIARLLPYEACIPLMREAMIALSSGRTRQLLRGIIDLDGGRAFGVMPGAMEGGAFGAKLVSVFPDNFERGGPSHQGVIALFDPESGAPVAILDAGEITAIRTASASATATDALARPDASRLAILGYGEQAWRHVAAIRHVRSITRVTVWGRSPDRAAAFARRVRDTGLDTMPAPDVATAVAEADIICTVTAAPEPILESAMVPDGTHINAVGSSRAGPAEIASDLVARARFFADHRESVLAQGAEFIRARSAGFIGDDHLLGEIGDVMRGRLLGRTSDVDVTLYKSLGTIVQDLSAGHYVHSRVQRSSGL
- a CDS encoding bile acid:sodium symporter family protein, yielding MTPDFIAFVNTVFVPVGLMLIMFSMGLTLALKDFALVLRSPKLVGAGLVGQLLLMPLLGLGIGTLFGLAPELALGLFIIAICPAGTTSNALTFVGRGNVALAVVLTAVSSLVTVFTIPVLLAWALPFFLEGGGNVPELSVPDTMLQLIRITVLPIGAGMLVHRFAPGLAARMERWLRPTSLVVLIGVIAFSVAISLEMVLENLLAAGPAIYALNVAAMAVGLLLARAVGAGTRDTMTVGIEVGVQNATLAIFLTLTVLGSLPLAVTQNIYGVVMVLNVFLLIRWFRARLAVERPAPEMA
- a CDS encoding dipeptidase — its product is MSERVSDVDRRAFLAMTGVAAVALPAVAGAHPGHRASDMIIVNTLGGLGNPNELPDGPDTGTGVDGTGRGGIEQRVIDDARASGLTAVNVTLGYVAGDMEPFEYSVREIGIWDARLRQRPHDLLKVLNAADILRAKAENKIGIIYGFQNAAMMGDDASRADIFADLGVRVIQLTYNPGNQLGDGSMAPENLGITPFGREVIERLNADRVIVDLSHSGERTCLEAAAHSRQPISINHTGCRALVDLPRNKTDEELRLVASKGGFVGIYFMPFLDPQSRATADDVVAHIDHAVNVCGEDHVGIGTDGGTTGIDDMAAYRARIAKQIADRRAAGIGAIGENPDTVPFVLDLNGPTQFHKLADLLRQRGYTENRIEKIMGLNFINYAREIWGA
- a CDS encoding amidohydrolase family protein, which codes for MRLLCVRLLAALCVSLLSVAAAAASKAPFAPPEAGARVVYRGANLIDGSGGPMRRDMAVVTNGPLIEAVLRDADLTPEMIEGAQVVDVEGRYLLPGLIDSHQHLATPPDRARAEALMRRDLYGGITAARIMADDLRSVAELARASLVGEVAGPDLYFAALVAGPSFFEDPRTKAIAAGAVPGEAPWMQKIDEGTNIPLAVAVARGTFATGLKIYANLPAPLIRALTEEAHRQGLKVWAHGMVFPTPPAEVIAAGPDVVSHTCYLAYQVSDKRPQSYQDRFPVDYSKFEVGDNPVMAGLFREMRAKGIILDATLRVYEEMDQRAAEDPDAPPYHCTAALAAKLTSQAYREGVTISAGTDGFTPRNDAYSALHDELELLVERAGMPPAQAIRSATLVGAMTIGKQDEMGTVEPGKLANLVLVEKNPLEDLGNLRSVVFTVKRGRRFDRTGYRPISPEEIPDDE
- a CDS encoding homoserine dehydrogenase; protein product: MKPSVLPHAQPQARPLSGAAEPLYVLKFGSSVLRTIEDLPRVAGELYRLRRAGRRIVAVVSALAGETDRLFAEAEAVTGPVSCRSIPDLVSLGEERTAALLRLACDRIGLPAEICRPEELGLETSGDACDSQPTSLDPFHLEHKLAASGLVIVPGFVGMGEDGQRSLLGRGGSDFSAVFLAGELGADRVRLYKDVDGVFESDPARTPDARRFAEVSWADALEVARPLIQAGSVEYAAARSLPIEIEAIGSTRPTCVGPITSEPLPQKPEPRLRIGLAGYGVVGQALAARLKDDPRFEIASILVRQPQRTRAVPPPCSLTNDVGTFLDAGFDIFVDALSCDSTGASLCRTLLSRGIHVASASKRVVSSHLPLLAGAAASGGARLLYSAAVGGSAPILETVSRAAAQGRIEEVVCVVNGTVNFILDRLSRGAGADEAIALARAAGFAEEDCAADLSGADAAAKLRIIAHHAFDISPQALDVTTQSLDEEAIARIEASGERWVQVAHLRRLDGRIEAGVGLRPLSELPELGAPAEEWNRAVVTLADGSVYRCVGRGAGGPATAEAIAADLDEISRGRAGIAQDRTRLAS